TTCTCAGTCGTGCTACGCGCCATGCTGACGCACGCCGGCACGCCATGCGGCCAGCACCGGGACCAGCAGGCGGGTGAGGGAGCCACCGGCGCGGACGAGCCGCCGGACCTCCTGCGGGTCGTGGGCGCGCGCGCCGTCGGTGGTCAGGTACATGGCGAACATCGAGCAGATGATCACGAGGTGGCGGTCGGCGTCCGGCAGCTGGGCGGCGCGCCGCAGCGTGAGCGCCATCAGCTCGCCGAGCCGCGCCACGGCCTCCGTGCGCGCGCCGTAGTAGTTGAGGTAGTTGTGATGACCGCCGGCGCGGTCCTCGTCCTCGTCGATGTAGTTGTCCAACAACGAGCTGAGCGTCGCGACCATGGTGTAGGCCTCGACCGTGGCGACGAGGTCGCCGCGCGTGGCGCCCGGCCGCGCCGAGGCGGCCAGCAGCGCGATCACCGTCAGCATCGAGCTGGCCCCGGCGCTCGACTCGAACCACCTGAGGTCGGGGTCGCGGGCCAGCTCGGCGACCGCGTGCGCGTGCAGCAACGCCGGCCGGTCCTGCGGGCGCGTCGTGTTCTCGAGGTCGAGCGAGCGCGCCCGCCGCACCTCCAGGACGACGAGGTCGAGCGCCTCCGCGTAGCGCGGCAGCCCGGCCCAGCCGGCGTGGCAGGTCGCCACCAGCGCGCGCAGGAGCTCGGCGTCGGCGTAGCTGCGCGGTGCGCGGCCGAGGTCGACGACCTCCGGGAAGCTCGTCATGTCCGGACCGCTGCACGGCAGGCCCGCGCCGACGCGCTCGCCGGTCTGGTCATGGTGGTTGGCGAGGATCTGGAACGCGACGAGCGCGCGCAGGAGCCGGGCGTCGCGCACGTCGCCGAGCGTCCAGAACAGCGCCGCGCCGTCGAGCAGCGGGCGCTTGGCCTCCAGCGTCGCGCGCATCTCGGCGCGCGCCGCCGGATCCGGGAGCGCGTCGGCGCGCGCCACCCACGTACGGTGCTCCGCACGCACCAGCCGCAACCCCTCCGTCAACTCCCAGGCCGCCGCGCGACCGAGCGCGCGGAGGCGTCCGGCGGTCACCGCCGCCGGGTCCATCGCCTGCATCACCACGACCTCCTGAAGCGTCCGACAGCCTCCGGCTACTCGCGCGCCGAAGGCAGAGACCGGGCCACGAGGTAGCCCGGGAGCACCACGGCGAGCGTCGATGCCGCGAGCACGGTGCCCACGGCGATCCCCGCGACGTCGAAGCGCAGCCCATGCACGACCGGGAACCCGGTCACCGCGGCCACGCCCTGCGTGCAGAGCACCTGGCCGAGCAGCCCGAAGAGGGCGCCGAAGAGCACGCCGACGCCGAACAGCGTCGCGCTCTCGATCAGCAGCGCGCGCCACACGAGGCCGGTGGTCAGCCCGAGGAACTTCTGGCCGCCGACGATCGGCCGGTGCTGCCAGAGCATGCCGATCATCGCGGCGCTCATCGCCAGCACGGCGGCCAGGAGCGTCAGCGTCGCGATCTCGCTGAGGCGCGCGAGGCCCTTCTCGGCGACCTCGCTCTGGCGCGCCGAGCGCTGCGCCGCGGTCTCGACGAGCAGGCCCGAGCGCTTGCCGAGCGCGGCGGCGACCGAGCCCCGGACCTCGTCCGGCGAGTGGCCCGGCGCGGCCTGCACCTGGTAGGCCGCGACGGTCGCGGGGCCGGGCCAGGCGCGCCGGAAGTCGCCGGCGCCGATGACGATCGCGCCGGAGGACCAGCCGAGGTTCGTCGTGAGCGCCGCGACGCGCAGCGCCACCGGATGGGGGCTGGGCAGCGTGAAGCGGTCGCCGATCCCGACGCCGAGGCGGTCCGCGAGACCCTTGGAGACGAACGCCCAGCCACCGCTTGCGACCTGGGCGTTCGCGCGTGCGGCGTTGCCGTCCAGCACCTGGGTGCTCGTCACCTGCGGCGGCGCGCCGGCCGCGGCGCCGACCAGCCAGGCGCGCTCGTCGGCGACGTCGAGCAGCGCCGCCGGCTGCTGCGCGACGCCCGCGACGCCGGGCGCCGTCTCGATCCGCCGCAGGTCGCGCGGCGCGAACGACGTCGTGCCGATCGAGCTGCCGGCACCCGCCGCGGTGACCCACACGTCGGCGGGGGCGTTGAGCTGCTGGGAGAGCTGGTCGAGACCGCCCTGCAGGTTCGCGCGCGCGCCCTGGAGCGACATCGCGCCGAAGACGGCGATCGCCCCGGTCGTCGCGATCGCCAGCGCGCGTGGCCGCCAGCGCTTGGCGCCGAGCTGGTGCAGCGCCAGCTCCAGCGCCGCCGAGGAGTGCGAGCTGCGGCGGTTGAGCCGGCGCAGCCCGTCGATCGCGAAGCCGAGGGCGAGCGGCAGCAGCCCCGCGACCGCGCCGGCGAGCAGCACGAGCCCGACGACGACGGCGCTCGGCGCGACGACGGTGATGACGATCGCGGCGACCAGCGCGGCGAGGCCCAGCGCCCAGGTCGGGATCGGGCGCCGCGTGCCGCGCGTCCCGGTCGGTGCGCGCGTCGTGCGCCGCGGCGCGACGGCCTCGGCGACCAGCCCGCGGACCGGTCCGAGCACGCCGACGATCGCGGCGAGGATCCCGCCCACGACGGCGATCGTGATGCTCTGCCACGACACGATCCGGACGTCGCCCATCGCGAACGCGCCCGACAGGAAGCCGACGTCGGACCTGAACCCGTGGCGCGAGACCAGCTCGCCCACCGTCAGCCCCGCGGCCACGCCGAGCACGCCGATCGTCGTCGCCTCGACCATCAGCGTCGTGACGGTCGCCGACGGCGGGAAGCCCTGGCGGCGCTGCTGCGTGACGAGCTTGCCGCGGTCCGACGCCGTGACGAGCAGCGCGCAGATCGCGAACAGCCAGCCGACCAGCGCGCTGAGCGCGCTGAACACCGCGGAGGCCTCGGTCGTCGGCTTGGTCGCGTGGTCGAACAGCTCGGTCTCGTAGGAGGACGCGCGCACGTCGGCGCCGCCGACGTGGAGCGCGCTCAGCTCCCTCCGTACCTGGCCGATCTTGCCCGGCTCGGCCTCCACGAGGATCCGCGACACGTTGTGGCCGACGCCCGCGAGCCGCTGCAGGTAGTGCAGCGGCACGAGGACGACCGACGTCTTGACCAGCTCGCCGAGCTGGCGCTCGCCCGCGACCGCCGAGGGCACGACCAGCCGGCGCCCGTCGACCTCCAGGCTCGCGTCGTCGCCGAACAGCAGGCCGATCCTCTGGGCGACGAGCGCCGGGACGATCACGGTCTCCTGCCTCGCCGCGTCGCCGCTGCTGAAGCCGCGCAGGAGCGAGCCACGGAGCCTGACGATCCGCGGATCGGCGCCGTTGAACGTCACGTCGGCCTGGCCCTGCTGGCCGATGAGGTTGCCGGGGACCTGGAGGATCGGCGCCGCGCGCTTGACGCCCGGCAGCGCGACGACCTTGTTGTAGGTGTCCTCCGGGATCGTGGTCCCGCCGCGCGCGAGCACCTGCAGCTGGCCGGCGCCGACGATGCCCGCGTTGAGGCGCTTGACCGGTCCGGACAGGGAGGTCGAGGCGACCTGCGTGGCGTACAACAACGCGACGCCGGCCGCGATGCCGAGGACCGCGAGCAGGTCCTGGATCCAGCGACGGCGGCGCAGGCGACGGCGGTAGAGGGCGAGCGCGGCGGAGACGCGCAGCCGGCCCGGGGGGACCGGCTCGAAGCCCCAGGAGCTCAGACCCACGGATGGTCCCCGCTGAGCGACTCGACGTCGTGCAGGTGGCCGTCCTCCAAGGCGTACACCTTGTCCGCGAAGGCCGCGGCGCGCTCGTCGTGGGTCACCAGCAGCGTGGCCATCCCGCGCTCGTGGGTCTGCGCGCGCAGCAACGAGAGGACCTCGTGGCTGAGCTTGCTGTTGAGGCTGCCGGTCGGCTCGTCGGCCAGCAGCACCTTGGGGTCCAGCGACAGCGCCTGTGCGATCGTCACGCGCTGGCGCTCGCCGGCCGACAGCGTGTCGGCGCGGTGGTTGAGGCGGTGGCCGAGGCCCAGCTCGTGCAGCAGCGGGGTGACCTTCCGGAAGCCTTCACGCACCGACTTGGTGGCGACGAGGTGCTTGATCGCGGCGTTCTCCAGGACCGTGGCGCCCTCGTCCAGGCCCGCCTCCTGGTGGACCCAGCCGAGCGTGTACATGCGGTACCTGGCCGCGTCCTTGGCCGACAGCCGGGTCACGTCGACGCCCGCGACGAGCACCTCGCCGGAGTCGAGCGGCTCGATCCCGGCGGCGATGCGCAGCAGCGTGCTCTTCCCGGAGCCGGACGGGCCGTAGAGCGCGACCAGCTCGCCGGCCGCGATCATCAGCGACAGCCCGTCGACGGCGCGCACGGGCTCCCCGCCGCTGGCGTAGTGCTTCCGCACCTCGCGGAACTCGAGCAACGGTGTGTCTGCCATCGCGCGCTCAGCCGTCCGCGCGCAGCGGGATGACGGTGCCGCCCGGGCGGACCGAGGGTCCGTCGAGCCTGCCGTCGCGCAGCGACCAGATCCGGTCCAGGCCCCTCAGTTCGACCAGCTCGGCGGCCGTGACGAGGACGGCGACGCCGGTCCCGGCGATCGACGACAGCAGCTGCATGACCTCGTCGCGCTCGACCGCGCCGAGCCCGGCCAGCGGGTCGTCGGCGATCAGGACGCGCGGGCCGCGGACGATCGCCTGGGCGAGCGAGGCGAGCATCCGCTCACCGTCGCTGAGCACGTCCCAGGGCTCGCCGCCGATCTCGTGGGCGCCGGTGCGCTCCAGCGCGCGGCGGGCGAGCGTCAGCGCTTCCTTGTACGAGTGGCTGAGCAGCAGCGACGACGCGATCCAGTCCTCGACCGGCATCTCGTCCAGCTCGGGCCCGCGCCGGTTGGCGAGGCCGACCTGCGCGTGCAGGATGCCGCCGCGGGCGGAGTTGAGCGGCTGGCCGTCGAGGAGCACGTTCCCGCGGTCCGGGGTCAGGATGCCCGCGGCGACAGCGGTCAGCGTCGACTTGCCCGCGCCGCGCCTGCCCCAGACGCCGGCGATCTCGCCGGGCATGAGCGCGAGGTCGACGTCGTGGAGCACCATCGTGGAGCGGCGGCCGCGGAGGTAGCAGAGGCTGACGTTCTCGAGGGTCAGCACGGCGGGCATGTGTCAGGCGTCCCTGCTCAACGCGTGGAGCTCCTCGAGCTCGGCGCGCAGGTCGCCGAGCACGGTCGCCTGCGCGGCGACGTCGGCGGCCTGGTACTTCGCGACGAGCGTGCGGAGGACCGTCCTCCACGGCGCGTCGCGGCGCGCCATCGCCAGCGGCTCGGGCGTGACGCTCCACTCCTGGAAGCGCGTGACGCTGAGCTGCTCCAGGTCGGCGGCGAAGGCGATCAGGATCGGCAGGTCGGCCGGGCGCGCGACGCTCACGCGCACGCAGAGGTCGTCGAAGCTGCGCGGGGGCGTGCGCGCGTGGCGGTCCAGCTCGGCGAGGCCCGCCGTGGTGGCCGCGAAGATCGTCCGGTCGGGATGGCGCGACGCGGGGGAGTCGGCAGCCGGCGCGTGCGGCGCGATCAGCCCGTCGGCGTTGAGGCGCTCCAGGTGGCGGTACACCGTCGAGCGGCCCGGGCGCAGCTGGTCCGGGACCGGCCAGCGCTCGATCTCGGAGTACAGGGCGTATCCGTGCGCGGGCTCGCGGGCCACGAGGCCCAGGACGGCGTGTCGTGTCGATTCTGCCAAGGGGATCCTCGTTCGGAAACGCGAATATATCTGGCGCGGTCAAGCGATATCCAGTGCTGTGTTCAAATTGCGATCCAGCTGGTACGTTCGTGTTTGTGATTGCTGCAGCTCGCTCTACCTTCTTGCTCGTGATCGCCCTGCTCGTAGGGGGATCGACCGCGTTGGCCGCTCAACCGGTCAAAGAGCACGTCGATCTCAAAGTCGTAAGCAGGACCGCGGGCGGGACCAGGTTCGTCCACAACGGCACGGCGACGGGCACGTTCGCCGGCTCGGTGAGGTCGAGGATCACGCTCGCGCACTCGGTCGTGATGACGGGCGTCGTGACGATCAGGGCCAGGGGCGGGACGGTCACGATGAAGGTCAACGGCCGCGCGCGGTCGCTGTCGATGCGCACCAAGTTCAACGGCACCGCGACGATCACGGGCGGCACCGGGAAGTACGCACACGCCAAGGGTTCGGGCCAGTTCACGGGCGTCGTGAACCGCAGCACGTGGCACGCGACGATCGACGCAACGGGCTCGTTCACGTCTTGAGGCGCGGCCTGCCCGCGCTCGCCGCCGCGCTCGCGCTGGCGGCGCCGGGCGGCGCGGCGGCGGCCCAGAAGGCGCTGACGTTCCACGCCGCGTTCGGCCCGGGCGCGCGCCTGGGCGCGTCAACGGCGATCGTCTTCAGCGGTGACATCGCGGACCGCAGGATTCCCGTGATCGAGTTGCGGCTGCTCACGCCGGCCGGAGTCGACCTCGCCTCCAGCGGGCTCGGCGTCGCGTCCTGCACGCGCCCGAGGAGCGACATCCTCTCCGTGGTGGTCCCGGCGGCCGACGACAGCAGGCCCTGCCCGGTGAACTCGCTGATGGGCCTCGGCTCCGCGGTCGCCTCGCTGGACATGGAGCCGAGGATCGACGGCACGGCGACGCTCGACGTCTACGCGGGCGGCTCGGTGGAGGACAAGCCGGGACTCGTGATCGTGGCCAACACCTACAACCCGGTTCGCTTCCACCTCTTCTACCAGGGTTACCTGTACATCCCGCCGCCCGGCTACGGCGTCGGCGTCGCGATCCTGCTCCCGCAGGCACCGCAGCCGCCCTTCGGAGCGGCGCTGATGCTGTCGCACGTGCGCGCCGCGATCGGCGGGTCGGGCATCACCTACACCAAGACCAGGCACGGCCACCGCGAGACGTACCACCCGCGCGGGGTCACGCTCCCGGAGCAGTGCCCCCGAAGCGGGTTCCGCTTCCGCCTCATCGCCCGCTTCGCCGACGGTGCCCGGCGGCAGGCGGATGCCGTGGTCGCCTGCCCGAAGCGCTAACTAGGGCGTCGAGGCTTCGAGGGCCGGCCAGCCGACGTCTTGCTCTTTGAGGGCTTCGTCGGCGGCGGCGCCGCCGCGGAGGCCGAAGAGGCGTTTGGCGTAGAGGAGGTACACGACGACCGCCAGGTTGATGAGGAAGGCGAGGACCTTGAAGGGGGTCGCGTGCTCGCTCAGCTCGTAGACCTCGACGGGCAGCAGGGACGCCGTCACGATCAGCGTGAGGTACTCGGCCCAGCGCTTGCCGTACCAGAGGCCGATGGCCTCGACGCCCTCGACCAGCGCGTAGACGGAGGCGATCGCCGCGAAGAGGTGGAGCCTCGACGAGCGCAGCGAGAAGAGCTCGTCGAGCCTGTGCGTGATGCCGTTCCGCGCGCCCGCCCCGCCGTTGGCCGACTCGCCCGTGATGTCCCCCGTCACGCGCAGCACCGTGTCCCGGAGGTCGGCGCGGTTCGCGCTGAACAGCAGGATCGCGAGCGCCAGCAGCGCGAGCCCGATGAAGTGGGCGGCGCGGTTGACCGCGATCAGCCGCAGGACGATCTTGTCGCGCAGCGGCCGCCCCCGCAGCGGCAGCTCGATCTCGTCCCGCCCGGGCGGGACGTCGCGAGCGGGATCGGCAGGCAAAGCAAGGGGCAGCCAACTGTCACAGCGCAGGCACCGGTGCCAGCGCGTCCCGCCCTCGTCGCGCGCGATCACGGGATCGTCGACGCGGGCGGCGTCCAGCGCCACCAGCTCGTGCCCGGCCAACCCGCACACCAGCAGCTCCCAGTGGAAGCGCGGCACGAACCGGCGTGGCTTCTGCGCCCGCACCCCGGGCACTGCTCGTTGGCTCACCGTTCGACAACCTACCCGCCGCGCCAGCCGTCACAATGCACTTCATGGCCGTCGAAAGCACGCCTGCGCCGTCCTCGACGGACTCGCGGCTCGAAGATCTCGTCGTGATCTCCGGGTTCTCGGGCGCCGGCAAGTCCACCGCGATGGCCGTCTTCGAGGACGCCGGCTACTTCTGCGTGGACAACCTCCCGCCGGAGATGATCCGCAACCTCGTCGAGCTGTTCACGCACGAGGGGTCGAAGGTCGAGCGCGCGGCGGTCGTCTCCGACGTCCGCGGCGGCGAGTTCTTCACCCCGCTGGAGGGCGTGATCGACGAGCTCCACGCCCGCGAGCTGCCCGCCCGCGTCCTGTTCCTGGACGCCGACGACGTCGCGCTGATGGACCGCTACAAGGAGACCCGCCGCCGCCACCCGCTGGCGCCCGAGGGCTCGATCGCCTCCGGCATCGCGGCCGAGCGCGCGATGCTCGGCCCGATCAAGGACCGCGCGGACTTCGTCATCGACTCGACCGGCCTCAAGGCCTCCCACCTCCGCCGCCGCATCGCCGACGAGCTGCTGCCCCGCAACCGCCGCGGCCGCCTCGCGCTGACCTTCCAGTCCTTCGGCTTCAAGCACGGCCCGCCGCGCGACGCCGACCTCGTCTTCGACGTCCGCTTCCTGCCCAACCCGCACTACGTCCCGGACCTCAAGCCCAAGACCGGCCTGGACCCCGAGGTCGTCGCCTACGTCGGGCGCGAGGGCAAGCTCGCCGAGTTCTACGCCCTGCTCGAGCCGCTCCTGGACTTCCTCATCCCGCAGTACGAGGAGGAGGGCAAGGCCCACCTGAGCATCGCGATCGGCTGCACCGGCGGCCGCCACCGCTCGGTCGCGATCACCGAGCACCTCGGCCACCGCATCACGCAGCGCGACGACGTCGTCGTCGAGATCGAGCACCGCGACATCGGCCGCAGGCCCTAGCGCGCGCGATGATCGACCACGTCGGCTTCGAGGTCTCCGACCTCGCCACCTCGGCGCGCTTCTACGACGCGCTCTTCTCCCGCCTCGGCATCCGCCGCGTCCACAGCTCCGACGCCGCGATCGCCTACGGCTCCCACGAGCCCCGCTTCTGGATCGTCCAGCGCGGCCGCACGCCCGCCCCCGGCTACGGCCACGTCGCGATCCAGGCCGCCGGCCGCGCGGCGGTGGACGCGGCCTACGCCTCGGCCCTAGAGTCAGGGGGACGGGACGACGGCCCACCCGGACTGCGCCCCCAGTACGGCCCGCGGTACTACGCCGCGTACCTGCTGGACCCCGACGGCCTGCGGGTCGAGGTCGTCGCGGGCGGGCATTGACCCAGGGTGGACCGGTAGGGTCCGCCGTCCGCTGCACCGCACCGAACCTCGCCTCCAGCCCCTCAGGAAGGACTGACCACGAGCATGCCCGTACGCGTCGGGATCAACGGCTTCGGCCGCATCGGCCGCAACCTCTTCCGTGCCGCCCAGGCCCAGAACGCCGACATCGAGTGGGTCGCCGTCAACGACCTCACCGACACCAAGACGCTCGCCCAGCTCTTGAAGTACGACTCGATCCTCGGCCCCTACCCGGGCACGATCGAGGTCGACGGCGACAGCATCATCGTCGACGGCAAGCCCCTCAAGGTGCTCGCCGAGCGTGACCCCGCGAACCTGCCGTGGAAGGACCTCGGCGTCGACGTCGTCGTCGAGTCGACCGGCTTCTTCACCAAGCGCGCCGACGCGCAGAAGCACATCGACGCCGGCGCGACCAAGGTCATCATCTCGGCCCCCGCGTCCGACGAGGACATCACGGTCGTCCTCGGCGTCAACTTCGACAGGTACGACAAGTCGCAGCACCACGTGATCTCCAACGCGTCGTGCACGACCAACTGCCTCGCGCCGATCGCGAAGGTCGCCAACGACGCGATCGGCATCAAGCACGGCCTGATGACGACGATCCATGCCTACACGCAGGATCAGAACCTCCAGGACGCGCCGCACAAGGACCCGCGCCGCGCCCGCGCCGCCGCGATCAACCTCGTGCCGACGTCGACCGGCGCCGCCAAGGCCGTCGGCCTCGTCCTGCCCGAGCTCAACGGCAAGCTCAACGGCTTCTCGGTCCGCGCGCCGATCCCGACGGGCTCGCTCGTCGACCTCACGTTCGAGGCCGCGCGCGAGACCTCGGTCGAGGAGATCAACTCCTTGTTCAAGGAGAAGGCCGACACCGGCGACCTCGCCGGCGTCCTCCAGTACACCGAGGACCCGCTGGTCAGCTCGGACATCGTGGGCAACCCCTACAGCTCGATCTTCGACTCCGGCCTGACCGCGGTCATCGACGGCACGCTGGTCAAGCTGGTGGCCTGGTACGACAACGAGTACGGCTACTCCAACCGCCTCGCCGACCTCATCCAGAAGGTCCTTTGAGAACCCTCGACGACCTCGGGGACCTGAGCGGGAAGCGCGTCTTCGTCCGCGTCGACTTCAACGTCCCGATCAAGGACGGGGTCATCGGCGACGACGCGCGCATCCGCGCCGCCCTGCCGACCCTGGAGGAGCTGCGCCGCCGCGGCGCGCGGCTCCTCCTGGCCGCCCACCTCGGGCGGCCGAAGGGCCGGGACCTCGACTACTCGCTGGCGCCCGTCGCCGCGCGGCTGACCGAGCTGCTCGGGACCGACGTGACGCTGGCGGCCGACCTCGACACCGTCCCCGACGGTGACGTCGTGATGCTCGAGAACGTCCGCTTCGAGGCGGGCGAGACGAAGGACGACGAGGCGCTGGCGCAGCGCTACGCCGCGCTCGCCGACGCCTACGTCAACGACGCCTTCGGCGCCGCGCACCGCGCGCACGCGTCCACGCACGCGATCGCCAAGCTGCTGCCGAGCGCCGCCGGGCTCCTGCTCCAGCGCGAGGTCGAGACGCTGACCGGCATCCTCGCCGACCCCGCGCGCCCGCTCGTGGCGATCGTCGGCGGCGCCAAGGTGACCGACAAGATCGGCGTGCTCGAAGCCTTCCTGGAGAAGGCCGACACGATCCTGATCGGCGGCGCCATGCAGTTCCCCTTCTTCAAGGCGCAAGGCCATGATGTCGGTTCCTCGCTCTGCGAGGCCGACGGCATCCCCGCCGCCGAGCGCGTCCTGAGCGACGCCGCGGACGGCCAGGTCAAGCTCCCCGTGGACATGGTGTGCGGTGAGAGCTTCTCAGTCGACACGCCGGTCACGGAAGTCGATGGCATCGACGTCCCCGACGGGCTCATGGGGCTCGACGTCGGCCCGCGCACCGCGCAGGCCTACGCCGAGGTCATCGAGAACGCCGGGACGGTCTTCTGGAACGGTCCCATGGGCGCGTTCGAGCTGGAGCCGTTCGCGGCCGGCACGCGCGCCGTGGCCGAGGCGGTGGCGAAGGCGGCGGGCACCACGGTGGTCGGCGGCGGCGACAGCGCGGCGGCCCTCCGTCAGTTCGGGCTCGAGGGCGAGGTGACGCACCTGTCGACCGGCGGTGGCGCCTCCCTGGAGCTGATCGAAGGCAAGACGCTTCCGGGCGTGGAGGTGCTGAGCGCATGAGCAGTCGCAAGCCGCTGATCGCGGGCAACTGGAAGATGCACGGCACGATCGCCGAGACCGAGGAGCGCATCGCCCAGATGCTGCCCCGGATCGCGACGTCCGAGCACGTCGACCACGCGATCTGCGTGCCGTTCACCGCGCTGCAGGCCGCCGTCGACTCGGCGCGCGGCTCGCTGCTGAACGTCTACGCGCAGAACATGCACGAGGGCGAGAACGGCGCGTTCACCGGCGAGATCTCGGCGGGCATGCTCACCGAGATCGACGTCCAGGGCGTGCTGCTCGGTCACTCCGAGCGCCGCAGCCTGTTCGGCGAGACCGACAAGGCGCTGAAGCTCAAGGTCCCGGCCGCGCTCAACGCGGGCCTGCAGGTGATCCTCTGCGTCGGCGAGACCGAGGACGAGCGCGAGAACGGCGACACCGAGCGCCGCCTGCGCCACCAGGTCCAGGAGGGGCTGGAGAAGGTCCCGGCCGAGCGCCTCGGCGAGCTCGTCATCGCCTACGAGCCGGTCTGGGCGATCGGCACCGGCAGGGTCGCGACGCCCGAGCAGGCCCAGGACGCGCTGGCGTTCGTCCGCGCGCTGGTCGCCGACCGCGACAAGGCGGCGGCCGAGCAGGTCCGCGTCCTCTACGGCGGCTCGATGAAGCCCGACAACGCGGCCGAGCTGCTCGCGCTCCCGGACTGCGACGGCGGCCTGATCGGCGGCGCGTCGCTGGACGTGGACCAGATCATCGCGATCGTCGACGCCTGCACACGCTGAGCTGATGAGCGACACGTTGCCCGTCCCGCGCGTCGTCCTGGTCGTCCTCGACGGCTGGGGGATCGCTCCGCCCGGGCCGGGCAACGCGGTCGACCTCGCCGACACGCCGGTCTTCGACGCGCTGTGGGAGAAGTACCCGCACACGCAGCTGACGGCCGGCGGCAAGGCCGTCGGCCTGCCCGAGGGCCAGATGGGCAACAGCGAGGTCGGCCACCTCAACCTCGGCGCGGGCGCGGTCGTCAAGCAGGACCTGACGCGCATCGACGAGGCGGTCGAGGAGGGCACGCTCGCCCACAACGAGGCGCTGCTGGCCGCGACCGATCCGGAGCGGTTCGAGCGCGTCCACCTGATCGGCCTCGTGTCCGACGGCGGCGTGCACTCGGGCTGGAAGCACCTCGAGGCGCTGATCGCCCTGGCCGGCGAGCGCGGCGTCAGGGACGTCGTCATCCACGCGTTCACCGACGGCCGCGACACGTCCCCGCGCGGGGGCGAGCGCTACCTCCAGCAGGTCCAGGAGTGGGCGGACGCCGCCGGCAACGCGCGCATCGGCAGCGTCATCGGCCGCTACTACGCGATGGACCGCGACAGCCGCGCCGAGCGCACCCAGGCCGCGGTCGACCTGCTGCTCGACGGCGTCTCGCCCCACCACACGGGCAGCGCCGTCCAGGCCGTCACCGACTCCTACGCGCGCGACGAGCGCGGCGACGAGTTCGTCGCGGCGACGACCGTCGGCGACGAGGCCCGGATCCGCCCGCAGGACTCGGTCATCGCCTTCAACTTCCGCCCGGACCGCATGCGCCAGATCACCGAGGCGCTCGGCCCGAAGGTCGCGTTGTACACCACCTTGGCCGAGTACGAGGAGGGCTGGCCCTACCCGGTCGCTTTCCCGCCGCAGCGCCCCGCGACGACGATGACGAAGGTCATCGCCGAGGCCGGCGGCAAGCAGCTGCACGTCGCCGAGACCGAGAAGTACCCGCACGTCACGTACTTCTTCGGCGGCGGCGAGGAGGCCCCGGAGACGGGCGAGCGCCGCGAGCTCGCGACGTCGCCGCGCGACGTCCCGACCTACGACAAGAAGCCCGAGATGAGCGCCCGCGAGGCGGCCGACAAGTTCATCGCCGCCTGGCGCGAGGACGAGCCGACGTTCGGGATCATCAACTTCGCCAACGCCGACATGGTCGGCCACACCGGCGTGATCCCGGCGGCCGTCAAGGCGGTCGAGACCGTCGACGCCTGCCTGGGCGACGTCGTCGCCGCCGTGCAGGAGTCCGGCGGCGCGCTGCTCATCACCGCCGACCACGGCAACGCCGACGAGATGCTCGAAGACGACGGTTCTCCGGACACGGCGCACTCGCTGAACCCGGTCCCGGTCATCGTCACCGTGGAGACCTTGACGCTCAGAGAGGGTGGCATCCTTGCGGATGTCTCGCCAACCCTGCTCCAACTCCTAGGCATCGCCCAGCCGGACGCCATGACCGGCACCACTTTGCTTGTCGGTTAGCTGACGCTCAGAAATCCTGCGTCGCATTACACTGCGCCGCGGGATGAGCAAGGGGGCTTATCGCAGGGGGCCGATCGGCCCGACGCTGGCCGGCTTCGCCGCGGTCGGGTTGCTGGTGGTCGTGGTCTTCGCGTTCCTGCTCGGGAGCGTGAGGTCCATGCACAGCAACGCCAACCACGCGCGCTCGGCCGAGCGCGTCGCGCTGCTCGCGTCGCGCCTGAACCGGCTGACCATCGACCTGGAGACCGGCGTCCGCGGCCGCTTGCTCACCGGTGATAGTGAGTACTTACAACCGTACA
The sequence above is a segment of the Conexibacter woesei Iso977N genome. Coding sequences within it:
- a CDS encoding PadR family transcriptional regulator, giving the protein MAREPAHGYALYSEIERWPVPDQLRPGRSTVYRHLERLNADGLIAPHAPAADSPASRHPDRTIFAATTAGLAELDRHARTPPRSFDDLCVRVSVARPADLPILIAFAADLEQLSVTRFQEWSVTPEPLAMARRDAPWRTVLRTLVAKYQAADVAAQATVLGDLRAELEELHALSRDA
- a CDS encoding ABC transporter ATP-binding protein; this translates as MADTPLLEFREVRKHYASGGEPVRAVDGLSLMIAAGELVALYGPSGSGKSTLLRIAAGIEPLDSGEVLVAGVDVTRLSAKDAARYRMYTLGWVHQEAGLDEGATVLENAAIKHLVATKSVREGFRKVTPLLHELGLGHRLNHRADTLSAGERQRVTIAQALSLDPKVLLADEPTGSLNSKLSHEVLSLLRAQTHERGMATLLVTHDERAAAFADKVYALEDGHLHDVESLSGDHPWV
- a CDS encoding DUF2600 family protein, whose translation is MQAMDPAAVTAGRLRALGRAAAWELTEGLRLVRAEHRTWVARADALPDPAARAEMRATLEAKRPLLDGAALFWTLGDVRDARLLRALVAFQILANHHDQTGERVGAGLPCSGPDMTSFPEVVDLGRAPRSYADAELLRALVATCHAGWAGLPRYAEALDLVVLEVRRARSLDLENTTRPQDRPALLHAHAVAELARDPDLRWFESSAGASSMLTVIALLAASARPGATRGDLVATVEAYTMVATLSSLLDNYIDEDEDRAGGHHNYLNYYGARTEAVARLGELMALTLRRAAQLPDADRHLVIICSMFAMYLTTDGARAHDPQEVRRLVRAGGSLTRLLVPVLAAWRAGVRQHGA
- a CDS encoding ABC transporter permease, whose amino-acid sequence is MGLSSWGFEPVPPGRLRVSAALALYRRRLRRRRWIQDLLAVLGIAAGVALLYATQVASTSLSGPVKRLNAGIVGAGQLQVLARGGTTIPEDTYNKVVALPGVKRAAPILQVPGNLIGQQGQADVTFNGADPRIVRLRGSLLRGFSSGDAARQETVIVPALVAQRIGLLFGDDASLEVDGRRLVVPSAVAGERQLGELVKTSVVLVPLHYLQRLAGVGHNVSRILVEAEPGKIGQVRRELSALHVGGADVRASSYETELFDHATKPTTEASAVFSALSALVGWLFAICALLVTASDRGKLVTQQRRQGFPPSATVTTLMVEATTIGVLGVAAGLTVGELVSRHGFRSDVGFLSGAFAMGDVRIVSWQSITIAVVGGILAAIVGVLGPVRGLVAEAVAPRRTTRAPTGTRGTRRPIPTWALGLAALVAAIVITVVAPSAVVVGLVLLAGAVAGLLPLALGFAIDGLRRLNRRSSHSSAALELALHQLGAKRWRPRALAIATTGAIAVFGAMSLQGARANLQGGLDQLSQQLNAPADVWVTAAGAGSSIGTTSFAPRDLRRIETAPGVAGVAQQPAALLDVADERAWLVGAAAGAPPQVTSTQVLDGNAARANAQVASGGWAFVSKGLADRLGVGIGDRFTLPSPHPVALRVAALTTNLGWSSGAIVIGAGDFRRAWPGPATVAAYQVQAAPGHSPDEVRGSVAAALGKRSGLLVETAAQRSARQSEVAEKGLARLSEIATLTLLAAVLAMSAAMIGMLWQHRPIVGGQKFLGLTTGLVWRALLIESATLFGVGVLFGALFGLLGQVLCTQGVAAVTGFPVVHGLRFDVAGIAVGTVLAASTLAVVLPGYLVARSLPSARE
- a CDS encoding ATP-binding cassette domain-containing protein, with product MPAVLTLENVSLCYLRGRRSTMVLHDVDLALMPGEIAGVWGRRGAGKSTLTAVAAGILTPDRGNVLLDGQPLNSARGGILHAQVGLANRRGPELDEMPVEDWIASSLLLSHSYKEALTLARRALERTGAHEIGGEPWDVLSDGERMLASLAQAIVRGPRVLIADDPLAGLGAVERDEVMQLLSSIAGTGVAVLVTAAELVELRGLDRIWSLRDGRLDGPSVRPGGTVIPLRADG